From a region of the Pontixanthobacter gangjinensis genome:
- the rplE gene encoding 50S ribosomal protein L5 has protein sequence MADYTPRMKQRFDDKIVKAMTEKFGYKNRLEVPKLEKIVLNMGVGEASQDKKKVATAAAEMALIAGQKPVITKAKKSIAQFKLREGMPIGCKVTLRRERMYEFVDRFVTVAMPRIRDFRGLNPKSFDGRGNYAMGLKEQIVFPEISYDKIETVRGMDVIVTTTAKTDEEARELLRLFGFPFPAETQADEKAAA, from the coding sequence ATGGCTGATTATACACCTCGCATGAAGCAGCGCTTTGACGACAAGATCGTCAAGGCGATGACTGAAAAATTCGGCTATAAGAACCGTCTTGAAGTCCCCAAGCTGGAAAAAATCGTACTCAACATGGGTGTCGGTGAAGCCAGTCAGGACAAGAAGAAGGTTGCAACCGCTGCCGCAGAGATGGCGCTGATCGCTGGTCAAAAGCCGGTTATCACCAAGGCCAAGAAATCGATCGCTCAGTTCAAACTGCGCGAAGGTATGCCGATTGGTTGCAAGGTGACTTTGCGCCGGGAACGCATGTATGAATTCGTCGACCGTTTTGTTACTGTTGCAATGCCTCGCATTCGTGACTTTCGCGGACTGAACCCGAAATCATTCGATGGTCGCGGCAATTATGCAATGGGTCTCAAAGAACAAATCGTTTTTCCCGAAATCTCGTATGATAAAATCGAGACGGTTCGCGGTATGGACGTGATTGTGACCACGACTGCAAAGACAGACGAAGAAGCGCGTGAATTGTTGCGTTTGTTCGGTTTCCCGTTCCCTGCCGAAACGCAGGCTGATGAAAAGGCCGCGGCGTGA
- the rpsN gene encoding 30S ribosomal protein S14, with translation MAKLSSINKNERRKKLVKKYAAKYAALKAIADDKSLEESERMIARLQMAEIPRNGNPTRVRNRCATTGRPRGYYRKFGLNRIELRNLANRGMIPGVTKSSW, from the coding sequence ATGGCGAAACTGAGTTCCATCAACAAAAATGAGCGTCGTAAGAAGCTCGTCAAAAAGTATGCTGCGAAATATGCGGCGCTTAAGGCGATTGCTGATGACAAATCGCTCGAAGAGAGTGAGCGTATGATCGCTCGCCTTCAGATGGCTGAAATCCCGCGTAACGGAAACCCAACACGGGTCCGTAACCGCTGTGCAACCACTGGCCGCCCACGCGGCTATTATCGGAAGTTCGGCTTGAACCGCATCGAACTCCGGAATCTTGCCAACCGTGGCATGATTCCCGGCGTTACGAAGTCAAGCTGGTAA
- the rpsH gene encoding 30S ribosomal protein S8, producing MAMTDPLGDMLTRIRNGQHAKKDSVLSPASKLRANVLEVLQREGYIRGYSDDTSGKHPALRIELKYFEGEPAIKHVARVSKPGRRVYSGSKELPVVRNGLGITIVSTPRGVLSDAEARNENVGGEVLAEVF from the coding sequence ATGGCTATGACCGATCCACTGGGTGATATGCTCACCCGCATCCGCAACGGACAGCATGCGAAGAAGGACTCCGTCCTTTCGCCAGCTTCCAAACTGCGTGCAAATGTTCTCGAAGTGCTTCAACGTGAAGGCTACATCCGTGGCTATTCCGACGACACTTCTGGCAAGCACCCAGCTTTGCGGATTGAACTAAAATATTTCGAGGGTGAGCCTGCTATCAAGCATGTTGCCCGCGTTTCCAAGCCTGGCCGCCGCGTCTATTCGGGTTCGAAAGAGCTTCCGGTTGTTCGCAACGGTTTGGGTATCACCATCGTCTCGACGCCTCGCGGTGTGCTCTCGGATGCCGAAGCACGCAATGAAAACGTCGGCGGCGAAGTGCTTGCGGAGGTCTTCTGA
- the rplF gene encoding 50S ribosomal protein L6, translating to MSRIGKKSVAIPGGVTANIDNGTLSVKGPKGTLTMGLVDDIEYKVEEGEISVTPANSTRRARDFWGMQRTLVSNLVEGVTAGYTKVLEITGVGYRAAAQGKNLKLQLGFSHDVDLAIPEGLEVKTPDQTTIEVSGIDKQAVGQFAAEIRRWRKPEPYKGKGIKYRGEYVFRKEGKKK from the coding sequence ATGAGCCGCATTGGTAAAAAATCTGTCGCGATCCCTGGTGGTGTTACTGCCAATATCGACAATGGCACGCTCAGCGTGAAGGGCCCTAAGGGTACGCTCACAATGGGTTTGGTCGACGACATCGAATACAAGGTTGAAGAGGGCGAGATTTCTGTCACTCCGGCCAACAGCACCCGCCGTGCCCGCGATTTCTGGGGTATGCAGCGGACGCTGGTTTCGAACCTAGTCGAAGGTGTTACCGCTGGTTACACTAAAGTGTTGGAAATTACTGGTGTTGGTTATCGTGCCGCAGCTCAGGGCAAGAACCTGAAATTGCAGCTTGGCTTCAGCCACGATGTCGACCTCGCAATTCCAGAAGGTCTCGAAGTTAAAACCCCTGACCAGACTACAATCGAAGTCAGCGGGATCGATAAACAGGCAGTCGGCCAGTTCGCTGCTGAAATCCGTCGCTGGCGTAAGCCTGAGCCATATAAGGGCAAGGGCATCAAATATCGCGGCGAGTACGTCTTCCGCAAGGAAGGGAAGAAGAAGTAA
- the rplR gene encoding 50S ribosomal protein L18: protein MAKLSLFERRRRRVRTALRSRAGDRPRLSVHRTGRHIYAQIINDHDGRTVAAASTLGAKASGANVDAAVTVGKDIAAAAKKAGVTTVVFDRGGFLFHGRVKALADAAREGGLEF, encoded by the coding sequence ATGGCTAAACTATCTCTCTTTGAACGCCGTCGTCGCCGTGTCCGCACGGCGTTGCGCAGCCGCGCTGGCGATCGTCCGCGTCTTTCGGTGCATCGCACCGGACGTCACATCTATGCCCAAATCATCAACGACCATGATGGCCGCACTGTTGCAGCCGCATCGACGCTTGGTGCGAAGGCTTCGGGTGCGAATGTCGATGCAGCCGTAACCGTCGGCAAAGATATCGCTGCTGCAGCCAAGAAGGCTGGTGTCACAACTGTCGTGTTCGATCGCGGTGGTTTCCTTTTCCATGGCCGCGTGAAAGCGCTGGCCGATGCCGCCCGCGAAGGCGGGCTGGAGTTCTGA
- the rpsE gene encoding 30S ribosomal protein S5, translating to MMADEKNTPEAEAPKVEDTAPAAAETPGVEVAAEVKTPVADAPPAPTEQAPAGADAAPRGRGGNNRGGGNNRGGGNQGGGNNRGGRGGRDNNRRGGRDEPDDGIAEKLVHINRVSKTVKGGKRFGFAALVVVGDGAGRVGFGKGKAREVPEAITKATAAAKKKMIRVALKEGRTLHHDAKGRFGAGKVVVRTAPPGTGIIAGGPMRAVFESLGVADVVTKSNGTSNPYNMIRATFDALANQTSPKSVAQRRGKKVADLLSRGGASEAEAEADAAAVAE from the coding sequence ATTATGGCTGACGAAAAGAATACGCCAGAAGCTGAAGCACCGAAGGTTGAAGACACAGCACCTGCTGCTGCAGAAACTCCCGGGGTTGAAGTTGCGGCTGAAGTGAAAACGCCTGTGGCGGACGCACCTCCTGCTCCTACGGAGCAAGCGCCTGCTGGTGCCGATGCGGCCCCACGTGGTCGTGGCGGTAACAATCGTGGCGGCGGTAACAACCGCGGTGGCGGCAACCAAGGCGGCGGTAACAACCGCGGTGGCCGTGGCGGTCGTGACAACAATCGCCGTGGCGGCCGTGACGAACCCGATGATGGCATCGCTGAAAAGCTGGTCCACATTAACCGCGTCTCCAAGACTGTTAAGGGCGGTAAGCGCTTCGGTTTTGCTGCGTTGGTTGTGGTCGGTGACGGCGCAGGCCGCGTTGGCTTCGGTAAAGGCAAGGCGCGTGAAGTGCCAGAAGCCATTACTAAGGCTACCGCAGCTGCCAAGAAGAAAATGATCCGTGTCGCTTTGAAAGAAGGCCGTACCCTTCACCATGACGCCAAGGGCCGTTTCGGCGCCGGTAAAGTGGTGGTTCGGACAGCGCCTCCTGGTACCGGCATCATCGCTGGCGGTCCAATGCGTGCTGTGTTCGAGAGTCTGGGTGTTGCCGACGTTGTGACCAAGTCCAACGGCACGTCGAACCCCTATAACATGATCCGCGCTACTTTTGATGCGTTGGCCAATCAGACTTCACCTAAGTCGGTTGCTCAGCGTCGTGGCAAGAAGGTCGCAGATCTTCTCAGCCGTGGTGGCGCTAGCGAAGCAGAGGCTGAGGCCGATGCTGCAGCCGTAGCGGAGTAA
- the rpmD gene encoding 50S ribosomal protein L30, translated as MADKKSIKIKQIGSPIRRPSKQRQILIGLGLNKMNKIVELQDTPEVRGAIAKLPHMVAVVD; from the coding sequence ATGGCAGACAAGAAATCCATCAAGATCAAGCAGATTGGTTCGCCAATCCGCCGGCCCAGTAAACAGCGCCAGATTCTTATCGGCCTTGGCCTTAATAAGATGAACAAAATCGTCGAGCTTCAGGATACTCCGGAAGTTCGTGGAGCGATCGCCAAGCTGCCGCACATGGTTGCTGTCGTCGATTGA
- the rplO gene encoding 50S ribosomal protein L15: protein MKLNELRDNPGARKTRIRVGRGIGSGKGKTAGRGQKGQKSRSGVAVKGFEGGQMPLHMRLPKRGFNNPFGKDFAEVNIGMIQKFIDAKKIDIKNDLDIVALRAAGLAKGGKDGVRLLGKGEITAKVKMIVNGASKGAIEAIEKAGGSVEVLPAPKHDGGQGDKAPKGKAHEREKAAKAK, encoded by the coding sequence ATGAAACTTAACGAACTCAGAGATAATCCGGGTGCCCGTAAGACCCGCATCCGTGTTGGCCGCGGTATCGGTTCCGGCAAGGGCAAGACAGCTGGCCGTGGCCAAAAAGGTCAAAAATCACGTTCAGGTGTTGCAGTTAAGGGCTTTGAAGGCGGCCAAATGCCACTTCACATGCGTCTGCCGAAGCGCGGTTTTAACAACCCGTTCGGTAAAGATTTTGCAGAAGTGAACATTGGCATGATCCAGAAGTTCATTGATGCCAAGAAGATCGACATCAAGAACGACCTCGACATTGTTGCGCTTCGTGCAGCGGGTCTCGCTAAGGGCGGAAAAGACGGCGTTCGTCTGCTCGGCAAGGGCGAAATCACTGCCAAGGTCAAAATGATTGTTAATGGCGCGTCTAAGGGCGCGATCGAAGCAATTGAAAAGGCTGGCGGTTCGGTTGAAGTTCTTCCGGCTCCTAAGCATGATGGTGGTCAGGGCGACAAAGCCCCTAAAGGCAAAGCGCACGAGCGCGAGAAGGCCGCTAAGGCGAAATAA
- the secY gene encoding preprotein translocase subunit SecY, which translates to MASRADNIASNLSLANFSKATELKSRIWFTIGALIVFRFLSFVPLPGVNPKALAILAERTQGGVTDLLNAFTGGSLERMSLIALGVMPYITASIVVQMASSLHPTLAALKKEGQTGRQKLNQYTRYGTVFLCAIQGWFLAAGLEAFGASSGIAAVVDPGYMFRVGAVISLVGGTMFLLWLGEQITSRGIGNGVSLIIMAGIVAQFPTFVSNMLEGGRSGQIGAGLIIGFSVMVIGLILVICFFERAQRRLLIQYPKRASARGMMQADRSHLPLKLNTAGVIPPIFASSLLLLPLTITQFAGSSLDTSSGGGSFLQQVLQYLQHGQPLYMGLYAAGIIFFCFFYTAVVFNPEETADNLKKNGGFIPGIRPGKRTADYLDYVLTRITTVGAIYLTAVCVIPEYVIAQTGIPLFLGGTSLLIVVNVTVDTISQIQSHLLAHQYGDLIKKAKLKGRNR; encoded by the coding sequence ATGGCATCACGCGCCGATAATATTGCGAGCAATTTAAGCCTCGCCAATTTCTCGAAAGCAACCGAGCTAAAGAGCCGTATCTGGTTCACAATCGGCGCGCTCATCGTTTTTCGCTTCCTCAGTTTTGTGCCGCTTCCTGGGGTTAACCCCAAGGCCTTGGCTATTCTGGCTGAACGGACGCAGGGCGGTGTGACAGATCTGCTAAACGCCTTTACTGGCGGAAGCCTGGAGCGGATGAGCCTTATCGCTCTCGGTGTCATGCCCTACATTACCGCTTCGATTGTTGTGCAGATGGCCTCGTCACTACACCCGACACTCGCTGCACTGAAGAAAGAGGGGCAGACTGGCCGTCAGAAACTAAACCAATATACGCGTTACGGTACTGTGTTTCTGTGCGCGATCCAGGGATGGTTCTTGGCGGCAGGCCTAGAGGCATTTGGTGCCTCTAGTGGAATTGCAGCGGTGGTAGACCCCGGATATATGTTCCGTGTCGGCGCTGTAATCAGTCTTGTTGGTGGCACGATGTTTTTGCTGTGGCTCGGTGAACAGATTACTAGCCGCGGCATTGGTAATGGCGTTTCACTGATCATTATGGCGGGTATCGTCGCGCAGTTCCCGACCTTCGTTTCGAACATGCTCGAGGGTGGTCGTTCGGGGCAGATCGGGGCGGGTCTCATTATCGGTTTCAGTGTTATGGTCATCGGCCTTATCCTTGTGATCTGCTTCTTTGAACGGGCACAGCGCCGTTTGCTCATTCAGTATCCCAAGCGGGCTAGTGCGCGCGGAATGATGCAGGCTGATCGCTCGCACCTTCCTTTGAAGCTGAACACCGCTGGCGTTATCCCGCCTATCTTCGCGAGTTCATTGCTACTGTTGCCGCTTACGATAACGCAGTTTGCGGGATCTTCGCTCGATACCAGCTCGGGTGGAGGAAGTTTCTTGCAGCAAGTTCTGCAATATCTTCAGCACGGCCAGCCATTATATATGGGCCTCTATGCAGCGGGAATTATCTTTTTCTGCTTCTTCTACACTGCGGTTGTCTTCAATCCTGAAGAGACAGCGGATAATTTGAAGAAGAATGGCGGTTTCATTCCTGGCATTCGTCCGGGCAAGCGCACGGCGGATTATCTAGATTATGTTCTGACGCGTATCACCACGGTGGGCGCGATCTATCTGACTGCTGTCTGTGTTATTCCTGAATATGTAATTGCCCAAACCGGCATTCCATTGTTCCTTGGCGGCACCAGCTTATTGATCGTCGTGAACGTAACCGTGGATACGATCAGTCAGATTCAGTCGCACCTCTTGGCGCACCAATATGGTGATCTTATCAAGAAGGCGAAGCTGAAGGGCCGCAACCGCTAA
- a CDS encoding adenylate kinase, producing the protein MNIILLGPPGAGKGTQATNLEERHGMLQLSTGDMLRETRKADTELGRQVADVMDSGGLVSDEIVSAMIDAKLGSMAADVGAIFDGYPRTQPQAHSLDEILEKHGRKLDHVIELEVNEDALVDRITGRFTCGKCGEGYHDRYKMPVADGVCDKCGSTEFKRRPDDNEETVRNRMQEYRAKTAPILPIYEERGIVSRVDGMASIDEVTASLDAILAQ; encoded by the coding sequence GTGAATATTATTCTTCTGGGACCTCCGGGAGCCGGCAAAGGCACTCAGGCAACCAATCTTGAGGAGCGCCACGGCATGCTCCAATTGTCTACCGGAGACATGCTACGCGAAACCCGGAAGGCGGATACGGAGCTTGGGCGCCAAGTCGCCGACGTAATGGATTCTGGCGGTCTGGTCTCGGACGAAATTGTCTCGGCAATGATCGATGCGAAGCTTGGAAGCATGGCTGCCGATGTTGGCGCAATCTTTGATGGCTATCCTCGAACACAGCCCCAGGCGCATTCCCTCGATGAAATACTTGAGAAGCACGGGCGTAAGCTTGATCATGTAATTGAGCTTGAAGTTAATGAAGACGCTCTGGTTGATCGGATCACTGGCCGCTTTACTTGTGGCAAGTGCGGCGAGGGTTATCACGATCGTTATAAGATGCCCGTAGCTGACGGCGTTTGTGATAAATGTGGGTCTACCGAATTTAAGCGGAGGCCTGACGACAACGAGGAAACGGTGCGCAACCGCATGCAGGAATATCGCGCCAAAACCGCGCCCATTCTTCCCATCTATGAAGAACGCGGCATTGTTTCGCGGGTCGACGGTATGGCGAGCATCGATGAAGTGACCGCCTCGCTCGACGCAATTCTAGCACAGTAG
- a CDS encoding SRPBCC family protein, translating to MKKFAIFASAIACLFASPAQAEIVAQTDAAFVTRDSAVVKADLRETWLALISPGKWWNSAHTFSGDSSNMILTPQGGGCFCERIPAEDTATKVGLGGSVEHMSVILSIPDQALRMRGSLGPLQSEPVQGIMTITLSETGEGTRIVFEYAVAGFMRFKVPVISKAVDGVMSQQLSGLAELLGVVEAPKGAATPDNADATNDDAEPDADPESVEEKADPKDPKISVDEAFGDLSDGD from the coding sequence ATGAAGAAGTTTGCCATCTTTGCTTCGGCAATCGCTTGCCTGTTTGCTAGCCCAGCTCAGGCTGAAATTGTGGCGCAAACCGATGCGGCATTTGTGACGCGCGATAGCGCCGTAGTGAAGGCCGATTTGCGTGAGACTTGGCTCGCGTTAATCTCACCAGGAAAATGGTGGAATTCGGCCCATACATTCTCTGGCGATTCATCGAATATGATCCTGACCCCGCAAGGTGGGGGGTGTTTCTGCGAGCGGATTCCAGCCGAAGACACAGCGACTAAAGTAGGCTTAGGCGGCAGCGTCGAACATATGTCGGTAATTCTTTCCATTCCCGATCAAGCATTAAGGATGCGCGGCAGCCTCGGGCCGCTGCAAAGCGAGCCGGTTCAGGGCATCATGACCATAACACTTTCAGAGACCGGCGAGGGCACCCGTATCGTGTTTGAATATGCAGTAGCCGGATTTATGCGCTTCAAGGTGCCGGTGATCTCGAAAGCGGTCGATGGTGTCATGAGCCAGCAATTGAGCGGTTTGGCCGAATTGCTTGGGGTTGTTGAAGCACCGAAAGGAGCGGCGACGCCGGACAATGCCGATGCGACAAATGACGATGCCGAGCCAGATGCTGACCCGGAGTCCGTAGAAGAAAAAGCAGACCCCAAAGATCCCAAAATCTCGGTCGATGAGGCATTTGGTGATCTGTCCGACGGCGATTAA
- the gdhA gene encoding NADP-specific glutamate dehydrogenase, producing MAVSDHVDLSTFMEGVTKRNPGQTEFIQAVQEVAQDVYAFIDDKEEYHAAQILRRIAEPDRVISFRVCWEDDNHNIRVQRGWRVQNNNAIGPYKGGIRFHPSVTESVLKFLAFEQTFKNSLTGLPMGGGKGGSNFNPRGKSDSEVMRFCQSFMTELYRHIGPDTDVPAGDIGVGGREIGYMFGQYKRITNRWEGVLTGKAIEYGGSQMRPEATGYGAVYFLQNMLKHKGQDIEGKTAVISGSGNVATHAAEKITQLGGKVLTLSDSGGFIHDPDGMTQEKIDWVKHLKTVKRGRISEYADHFTGASFHEGKRPWDVTCDLALPCATQNELNEEEAKSLVANGVQGVSEGANMPTTLEGVHVFHDAKIMYGPGKAANAGGVAVSGLEMSQNAERISWNQERLGDMLTELMEGIHGKCVEYGDDGNGYVDYVKGANIAGFKKVADAMLAFGVV from the coding sequence ATGGCTGTATCTGACCACGTAGACCTATCAACCTTTATGGAAGGCGTCACGAAGCGCAATCCAGGTCAGACTGAATTTATTCAGGCTGTTCAAGAAGTTGCACAGGATGTTTACGCATTCATCGACGATAAAGAAGAATATCACGCCGCCCAGATCCTCCGCCGTATTGCAGAGCCCGACCGTGTGATTTCGTTCCGCGTGTGTTGGGAGGACGATAATCACAATATCCGTGTCCAGCGTGGGTGGCGGGTCCAGAACAACAACGCCATCGGCCCCTATAAGGGCGGAATTCGTTTCCACCCGAGTGTGACAGAGAGTGTTTTGAAATTCCTCGCTTTCGAACAAACTTTCAAAAACTCGCTGACCGGGCTGCCAATGGGTGGAGGGAAGGGCGGTTCCAACTTCAATCCGAGAGGCAAGAGCGACAGCGAAGTCATGCGTTTCTGCCAGAGTTTTATGACCGAGCTCTATCGTCATATTGGCCCTGATACCGACGTTCCCGCAGGCGACATCGGCGTTGGCGGCCGTGAAATCGGCTATATGTTCGGCCAGTACAAGCGCATCACGAATCGCTGGGAAGGTGTATTAACCGGCAAGGCCATCGAATATGGCGGTTCCCAAATGCGGCCCGAGGCGACCGGTTACGGCGCTGTGTATTTCCTCCAGAACATGCTCAAGCATAAGGGGCAGGACATTGAGGGGAAAACTGCAGTCATTTCAGGATCCGGTAATGTCGCAACCCACGCCGCGGAGAAAATTACCCAGCTTGGCGGCAAAGTGCTGACGCTGTCTGATAGCGGCGGCTTCATCCATGATCCGGACGGAATGACTCAAGAAAAAATCGACTGGGTCAAGCACCTCAAGACAGTTAAGCGTGGCCGCATCAGCGAATATGCTGATCACTTTACCGGCGCATCTTTCCACGAAGGTAAACGGCCATGGGATGTGACCTGTGATCTGGCGCTCCCCTGTGCGACCCAGAACGAGCTCAATGAGGAAGAAGCCAAGTCGCTTGTTGCGAATGGCGTGCAGGGCGTGTCCGAAGGCGCGAACATGCCGACCACGCTGGAAGGCGTGCATGTCTTCCACGATGCGAAAATCATGTATGGCCCCGGCAAGGCGGCTAATGCTGGCGGGGTCGCTGTTTCAGGCCTCGAAATGAGCCAGAATGCAGAGCGCATCAGTTGGAATCAGGAGCGTCTTGGCGATATGCTGACCGAGTTGATGGAAGGTATTCATGGCAAATGCGTTGAATATGGTGACGATGGCAACGGCTATGTCGACTATGTGAAGGGTGCGAACATCGCGGGCTTCAAAAAGGTTGCTGACGCGATGCTGGCGTTTGGGGTCGTATAA
- the rpsM gene encoding 30S ribosomal protein S13, which produces MARIAGVNLPTNKRVIIALTYIHGIGRTTAVDIATKLGIDHSRRVQDLSDAEVLSIRETIDAEHQVEGDLRRDTSMNIKRLMDLRSYRGLRHRNGLPVRGQRTHTNARTRKGKAKPIAGKKK; this is translated from the coding sequence GTGGCTCGTATTGCCGGGGTAAACCTCCCCACAAATAAGCGCGTGATCATCGCGCTGACCTATATTCACGGAATCGGCCGGACAACGGCCGTTGATATCGCCACCAAGCTTGGCATCGATCACTCCCGACGGGTGCAGGATCTATCGGACGCAGAAGTCCTTTCGATTCGTGAAACGATTGATGCTGAACATCAGGTCGAAGGTGATTTGCGCCGCGACACTTCGATGAACATCAAGCGCCTGATGGACCTTCGGTCCTATCGCGGCCTTCGTCATCGTAATGGTCTGCCCGTTCGCGGACAGCGCACGCACACCAACGCCCGTACCCGCAAGGGTAAGGCGAAGCCCATCGCGGGCAAGAAGAAGTAA
- the rpsK gene encoding 30S ribosomal protein S11, with translation MAREPGRIRKRDKKNISSGVAHINASFNNTMITITDAQGNAISWSSAGTMGFKGSRKSTPYAAQVAADDAGKKAAEHGVRTLEVEVKGPGSGRESALRGLAAVGFTITSIRDVTPIPHNGVRPSKRRRV, from the coding sequence ATGGCACGCGAACCAGGCCGGATTAGGAAGCGCGACAAGAAAAATATTTCTAGTGGCGTCGCTCATATCAACGCCAGCTTCAACAACACAATGATTACCATCACCGACGCACAGGGCAACGCTATCAGTTGGTCTAGCGCAGGCACGATGGGTTTCAAAGGTAGCCGCAAGTCGACGCCTTATGCTGCACAAGTTGCAGCAGATGACGCCGGCAAGAAAGCCGCCGAGCACGGTGTTCGGACACTCGAAGTAGAAGTGAAGGGCCCCGGCTCTGGCCGTGAGAGCGCGTTGCGCGGTCTCGCAGCCGTCGGCTTCACGATCACTTCGATCCGCGACGTTACGCCAATCCCACATAATGGGGTTCGGCCTTCAAAGCGTCGCCGCGTCTGA
- a CDS encoding DNA-directed RNA polymerase subunit alpha, translating to MSVNTKNWQELKKPNTLEIKEGGDKTRKATFIAEPLERGFGLTLGNALRRVLLSSLQGAAITSIKIENVLHEFSSLAGVREDVTDIVLNVKQIALKMEGEGPKRLQLSATGPAEIKAGDIAVTGDIEVMNKDLVICHLDEGATFNMELTADIGSGYVPAVQNRPADAPIGLIPVDSLYSPVRQVSYKVEKARVGQELDFDKLSLTVETDGTVAPEDAVAYAARILQDQLTLFVHFEDGVPQAPSAMIGVAAQPEESDANQLNRYLLKKVDELELSVRSANCLKNDNIIYIGDLVQKTEAEMLRTPNFGRKSLNEIKEVLSSMGLRLGMDIPGWPPENIEEMAKKLEQELLG from the coding sequence ATGTCCGTCAACACCAAGAACTGGCAGGAACTCAAGAAACCCAACACCCTCGAGATTAAGGAAGGCGGCGACAAGACTCGCAAGGCCACCTTTATCGCAGAACCACTCGAGCGCGGCTTCGGCCTCACGCTCGGCAACGCCTTGCGCCGGGTTCTGCTTTCAAGCCTTCAGGGTGCTGCAATTACCTCGATCAAGATCGAGAACGTGCTTCATGAATTCTCGTCGCTTGCCGGCGTTCGTGAAGATGTAACCGACATCGTCCTGAACGTGAAGCAAATCGCGCTCAAGATGGAAGGCGAAGGTCCCAAACGGCTTCAGCTTTCCGCGACTGGCCCTGCTGAAATCAAGGCCGGCGATATTGCTGTTACTGGCGACATTGAAGTGATGAACAAGGATCTTGTGATCTGTCATCTCGATGAAGGCGCGACTTTCAACATGGAACTGACTGCCGACATCGGCAGCGGCTATGTTCCGGCTGTCCAAAACCGCCCGGCCGATGCGCCGATCGGTTTGATCCCGGTTGATTCGCTCTATTCGCCTGTGCGTCAGGTCAGCTACAAAGTTGAGAAGGCCCGCGTTGGTCAGGAACTCGACTTTGACAAATTGTCGCTGACTGTCGAAACAGACGGCACTGTCGCCCCTGAAGATGCTGTGGCGTATGCTGCGCGCATCCTGCAGGATCAGCTGACCTTGTTCGTCCACTTCGAAGACGGCGTGCCGCAAGCTCCATCAGCAATGATCGGTGTTGCAGCGCAGCCAGAAGAAAGCGATGCGAACCAGCTTAACCGCTACCTTCTCAAGAAGGTCGACGAGTTGGAACTATCGGTTCGTTCGGCAAACTGCCTCAAGAACGACAACATCATCTACATCGGCGATCTGGTCCAGAAGACCGAAGCCGAGATGCTGCGTACGCCAAACTTTGGCCGCAAGTCGCTCAACGAGATCAAGGAAGTGCTTTCCAGCATGGGTCTACGCCTCGGCATGGACATCCCCGGTTGGCCGCCTGAGAATATCGAAGAAATGGCCAAGAAGCTCGAACAAGAGCTGCTGGGTTAA
- the rplQ gene encoding 50S ribosomal protein L17, which translates to MRHGLSQRTLSRKTGHRKALFRNMSAALIKHEQISTTLPKAKELRPYIEKLITLAKRGGLSNRRLAQARLLDETQLKKLFDILAERYSDRDGGYTRIIKAGYRGSDSAPLAIIEFVDRDVDAKGKDSGPAMNADEEEFEDA; encoded by the coding sequence ATGCGTCACGGTCTATCACAGCGCACGCTGAGCCGTAAAACTGGCCACCGTAAGGCTCTTTTCCGCAATATGTCTGCTGCGCTGATCAAGCATGAGCAAATCTCGACAACTTTGCCCAAGGCGAAGGAATTGCGTCCTTACATCGAGAAGCTGATTACGCTGGCAAAGCGTGGCGGCCTTTCGAACCGCCGTCTGGCGCAAGCCCGTTTGCTCGACGAAACCCAATTGAAGAAATTGTTCGACATTCTGGCAGAGCGTTATTCCGACCGTGATGGCGGCTACACCCGCATCATCAAGGCCGGCTATCGCGGAAGCGACAGTGCTCCTCTCGCCATTATCGAATTCGTTGACCGCGATGTCGATGCCAAGGGCAAGGACAGCGGCCCGGCAATGAATGCCGACGAAGAAGAATTCGAAGACGCGTAA